The DNA segment ATAGCAGATGCCGGCCGCGTCGGTCTCCTCGATGCGCGGCCACGCGGTCACCGGCGGAGTGCCCGTCACGAGCTGCTCGTAGTCCAGGGCGCCCGCGGGGATCACCGCGTCCGGGGTGTCCTTCATCACGATGATGTGCTTGACGGTCGTGAGGTCGCGCCGGATGGGCTCGAGAAGGTGCCAGAGGCTGGCGTCGACGATCAGCACCTCGTCGCCCGCGTGGTTGACGATGTAGGTGATGTCCTGGGCGGAGAGGCGGATGTTGACGGTGTGGAGCACCAGGCCCATGAGCGGGGCCGCGAAGTAGACCTCCATGTGCCGGTGCGAGTTCCACGCGAACGTCCCGACCCGCGCCCCTTTCTGGAGGCCCAATCCCCGCAGCGCGCCGGCGAGGCGGCAGACACGGTCGGCGTAGTCGCCGTACGTGTAGCGCTGCAGGCCCACCCCCGGCACGCGCGTGGCCATGGTCTTCCGGTGGAAGAGCCGGCGCGTGCGTTCGAAGAACTGCGTGAGGGTGAGGGGGTAGTCCATCATCAGGCCTCTCATGACGTCATCGTCCTCCCAGGTCCTCCGAGGTGGCGCAGCGAAAGCCCGTGTGGTGATGACCTCGGGCCAGGCCGCGGTGGTCCCCATCATACGAGTAGAAACGGCGGATCGTCACGCGCAGCGCCTCGGCCGGATCGTCGTGGCTGGCCCCCCGGACCACCCGCGTCGCGCGGAGGGACGACGCCTCTCGGCCGTCGTCGGGCCGGTACGGGTACGGCCGGTACTCGGAGGCCGTCCATTCGCGGAGGTTGCCGAGCAGGTCCTGGACGCCGCTCGGCCCCTCGCCGCCCGGCCGGCGGTCGCCGCGGTCGGTGGCGTGGTAGTCCCGGCCGTACACCGCGAGATCGGGGGCGGGCGGCGCGTCGCCCCAGGGGTAGCGCCGCCGGTCCTCGCCGCGCGCGGCCTTCTCCCACTCGGCCTCGGTGGGCAGGCGCCGGCCCCGCCAGAGGCAATAGTCGCGCGCGCCGTACCAGGTCACCTCCACCGCCGGGTGATCCTCGAAGCCGGGGTCGGCGACGAAGCGCCCGTCGCGCCGGTGGATGCGGGCGTCGGGGTCGTCGTGGTCGAAGTAGTCCAGGCCCTCCGAGCTGCGGAGACCGCGGGCATTCAGGAACCTCGCGAGCTCGCGGTTGGTGACCTTGTGCCGCTCGAGCCAGAAGTCGCGGACGTACACGCGATGCTGCGGCCTCTCGTCCGGCGCGTCGGTGTCGCTGCCCATCCAGAACGCGCCGGCCTGGATGAGCATGATCCCGTCGGCGCGCGCGGCGCGGTCGGTCGATCCCACGAGGAGGAGACCGAGCGCCATCGCCAGCGCGAGAGTCCGGCGCGTCCACGCGGTCACGCGCCTACGATAGCGTCCCGCAACCTTTACCGCCATGGCGGATTCGGGTATGGTGAGGGCGCCATGAACTCCCGATGGAGCGACGCCGACGCGCAGGACAAGAACGATCTCGATCTCCTCGTCTACGCCTCGCGCCTGATCGGCGCCGAGACCACGCTGGTGGTCTGGGGCGGGGGCAACACGTCGGTGAAGCGCGATGAGCACGATCACCGCGGCCGGCCGACACGCGTGCTGCGGGTGAAGGGCAGCGGCTCCGATCTCAAGAGCATCCAGAAGAAGGACTTCCCGGGCGTGCGGTTGGACGATGTGACCGCGCTGCTCGAGCGCGCGGACATGGGCGATCAGGAGATGGTGGACTATCTCGCCCACGCCCTGCAGGAGCCGTCGAGCCCGCGCCCGTCGATCGAGACGCTGCTCCACGGGTTCCTGCCCGCCACCGCGGTCATCCATACCCACGCGGACGCGGTGGTCTCGCTCACCAACAACGACCGCAGCCGCGACGTGCTTCGCGAGGTGTACGGCGACGAGGTCATCGCGCTGCCGTACCGGCGCCCCGGCTTCCTGATCTCGCGCGAGGTCGCCGAGGTGTTCGCCGCCCATCCGCGCGCGCGGGCCATCCTGCTGGAGAAGCACGGCACGATCTGCTGGGGCGCCTCGGTGAAGGAAGCGTACCTGGCCACCATCGAGCTGATCAGCCGCGCCGAGGAGGCGATCGCCCATCGCGCCCGCGGCCGCACGCGCTTCGGCGGAGCCTCATTGACCGGTCCGCCCGTCGAGACACGACGGCGCGTGGCGTTGACCGTCGCGCCGCACCTGCGCGGCCTCGTCGGGCGGAGCCGGCGTCAGGTGCTGTTCTTCGACGACTCGCCCGAGGTGCTGGAGTTCGCGGCCTCGCGCGAGGCCGACGCGCTCTGCCGCATCGGGCCGGCCACGCCGGATCATACGATCTTCACCAAGCGGCTGCCGTGCTTCGCGCCGGTGGACGATCCCGCCGATCCGGACTCGGTGCGGACGGGCGTGACCGCGGCGGTCGAGCGCTTCGTGGCCGACTACACCCGGTACTTCGAGTCGCACAACGACCAGGGCGCGACCCTGGCGGATCCGTTTCCGCGCGTGATCGTGGTGGGCGGTCTCGGGCTCTTCGCGGCCGGCAAGGACCGCCGCACCGCGGGGATCGTGGACGACATCTACCACCACACCATCTCGGTCCTGGGGGCGGCCACCTCGTTCGGCCACTACGTGTCGCTCTCCGCGCGCGAGGCCTTCGACGTCGAGTACTGGCCGCTCGAGCTGTACAAGCTCTCGCTGGCACCGCCCGAGAAGGAGCTGGCGCGGCGCATCGCCCTGGTCACCGGCGGAGCCAGCGGCATCGGCCGCGCGGTGGCCCAGCGGCTGGCCGCCGAGGGCGGGCACGTGGTGGTGGCCGATCTCGACGCGGCGGGCGCGCGCAAGGTGGCCGAGGAGATCGTGAGCGCCAACGGTGCCGGCCGCGCCCTCGGTCTCGGCATGGACGTGACGGGCGAGGCGTCGGTGCGCGCCGCCTTCGAGGAGGCGGTGCTGGCCTACGGTGGCGTGGATATCGTGGTCTCCAACGCGGGGACCGCGCATTCCGCGCCGGTCGACCGCATGGAGCTGGCCGACTGGGAGCGTTCGTTCGCGGTGAACGCCACCGGCCACTTCCTGGTCGCGCGGGAGGGCATGCGCATTCTGAAAACGCAGGGCCTCGGGGGCGCGTTCGTGTTCGTGGCCACCAAGAACGTGATGTCGCCGGGCAAGGATTTCTCCGCGTACTCGGCGTCGAAGGCGGCCGAGGCGCAGCTGGCCAAGGTGCTCTCCCTGGAGGGCGGGCCACACGGCATCCGCTCGAACATCGTCAACCCCGACGCGGTCTTTCGCGACTCCAAGCTGTGGTCGGACGACGTGCGGCGGGAGCGGGCGCGCGCGCAGGGCATCACCGTCGACGAGCTCGAGGACTTCTATCGCAAGCGCAATATCCTCGCCCGGCCGATCCTGCCCGAGGACGTCGCGGAGGCGGTGCTGTTCCTGGCCTCCGATCGCTCGGCCAAGACCACCGGCTGCACGATCACGGTGGACGGCGGCGTGAAGGACGCCTTCCCGCGATAGCCATGGGCTCGGCCGGTCCGCTCGGGTTCGGCGCGTTCCTGTCGATGCACCCGCCCGAGGAGCAGTTCGCCCTGGCCCAGCGCTGCGAGGCCCTCGGCCTGGACTCGCTCTGGACGGGCGATCACGTGTCCTTCCACAACCCGCTCTACGAATCGCTCACGCTGCTCGCCGCCTACGCCGGCATCACCACGCGCATCCGGCTGGGGAGCGGCGTCTACCTGCTCGCGCTTCGCCAGCCGACCGTAGTGGCCAAGATCACCTCCACGCTCGACACGCTGTGCGGTGGTCGGCTGATCTTCGGGGTCGGGGTCGGCGGCGAGAACCCGAAGGAGTTCGAGGCGTGCGGTGTCCCGCACAACGAGCGGGGGGCGCGGGTCAGCGAGGGCATCGACGTGGTGCGGACGCTGTGGCGCGACACTCCCGCCTCGTTCCGCGGACGCTTCACCCGGTTCGAGAACGTCAGCATCGACCCGAAGCCTCTGCAGAAGCCGGGCCCGCCCATCTGGATCGGCGGGCGGTCCGACGCGGCCCTGGCCCGCGCGGGGCGCCAGGGGGACGGCTGGATCTCGTACGTGGTCCAGCCGGAGCGCTACGCCCAGAGCCTGGGGAAGATCCGTCGGGCCGCCGAGGCGGCGGGCCGTGGGCTCGATGGCTTCGTCACCGCCCATCTCACCTTCGTGACCGTCGGGCGCGACTACGAGACGGCGGAGCGCAGCTGGGTACGCACGCTCTCGAGCCGCTACGCGCAGGACTTCGGGCCGCTGGCCCGCAAGTACGGAGTGATCGGCACGCCCGATCAGTGTGCCGAGCAGATCGGCCGCTTCGCGCAGGCCGGTTGCCACTACTTCGTGATGAACCCCATCGGGGATCCCGCCGACGAGCGCGCCCAGCTGGAGATGATCGCGGGCGAGGTCATCCCGCGCGTCCAGAAGGGCGCATGAGCGGAGCGCAGCACCCGGCTCTCCGTGCCGGGCGGAGGCCCGGATGAAGCCGCGCGAATGCCGGTCCGAGGTCACCGCGGTGCGCGCGCTCACGCCCGAGATCATCGAGGTGGACCTCGAGATCATCGAGCCCGCCGACTTCACGTTCGAGGCCGGGCAGTGGATCTCGGTGCCCTTCGGGCCCAAGATCGTTCGCGCCTGGAGCATGGTGTCGTCGCCCACCCGCAAGGGCGCCCTGACGCTCGCGATCGACGTGGCCCCCGGCGGCATCGGCTCGCAGTGGGTGCGGGCGCTCGAGCCCGGCGCGGCGGTCTCGTTCAAGGGGCCGACCGGCGGCTTCGTGTTCAATCGCGCCGATCCCCGGCGCGTCGTGTTCGTGGCCGAGGAGATCGGCATCGTGCCGATCCGCTCCATGCTCACGCACCTGTACGAGACCGGCCACGGCCGCCCCACCGCGCTCATCTACTGGGCCCGAAACCCGGGCTGGCTCGTCTACGACGCCGACTTCCGGTCGCTCGCGCGACGCTACCCGGCGTTCTCCTATCTGCCGGTGCTGCGCGAGCCGCCCGCCACCTGGCGGGGCGAGAAGGGCGAGCCGGCCGAGGCGGTCGAGCGGCTCGTGTTCGGCGTGGATCACCTGGTCGTCTACGCCTGCGGCGGCGGCGAGACCATCAACCGCGTGCGCGACGTGCTCGTGAAGAAGGGGATGGACCGGAAGAGCGTGAAGTGGGAGAAGTTCTGGTGAAGGCGCAGGTCTACCACCTGCTGATCAACGTGCGCGATCCGAAGGTCTCGCTGCCGTTCTACCGCGATCTGCTCGGGTACCTCGAATACCGCCCGGTCTACCAGACCGACACGGTGGCCGGCTTCTCGGCCGGGAGCGGCGCCGACATCTGGGTGATGGGAGCCGATCCCGCGCACGTCGGCCACGGGTTCCACCGGAAGCGCGCCGGACTCAACCATCTGGCCCTCCGCGTCCCGCAGCGAGAGGACGTGGACCGGTTCCGCGACGAGTTCATGGCGCCGCACCGGCTGCCCTCGCTCTATCAGACCCCGCGCGAGTTTCCGGAGTATCGCCCCGGCTACTACGCGGTGTTCTTCGAGGATCCGGATCGGCTGAAGCTGGAGGTCGTGCACATCCCGGCCGCCGCGCATGGCTGAGCTCAACGGCGGGCACCTGGTCGCGCGTACCCTGCGCCAGGCCGGCGTCGGTCACGTCTTCACGCTCTGCGGCGGCCACATCCTGCCGATCTACGACGGCTGCCTCACCGAGGGCGTGCAGATCGTGGACATGCGGCACGAGCAGGCCTGCACCCACGCCGCGGACGCCTACGCCCGGCTCACTCGCAATATCGGGGTGGCGCTGGTGACCGCGGGCCCCGGCGTCACCGACGCGGTCACCGGCATCGCCAACGCGCAGTCGGCGCGGAGCCCGGTCCTGCTCATCGGTGGCGCCGCGCCACTCGGGCTGCGCGGGCTGGGCTCGTTGCAGGAAGTCGAGCAGGTGGACCTGCTGCGGCCGATCACCAAGGGGTCGTGGACGGTATCCGAGACGCGCCAGATCCCGGAGGTGCTCACCACCGCCATCCGCCACGCGCTCACCGGTCGACCGGGCCCCGTGTTCGTCGAGATCCCCGTCGACCTCCTCATGACCGTGGTCGAGGACCGCCTCGCTCCGATCCCGACCGCCTACGCCCATCGTCGGCCGAGCGCGCCCGACCCCGAGTCGGTGCAGCAGCTGGCGAGCCTGCTCGGCCGCGCGGAGCGGCCGGTGGTGATGGCCGGCGGCGGCGTCTACTGGGACGACGCGGCCAAGGAGCTGCAGGCGCTGGCCGAGGAGGCCGGGGTGCCCGTGTTCATGAACGGCGCGGGCCGGGGCTGCCTGCCGCACGATCACCCGCTCGCCTTCGCGCAGGCGCGCGGCTTCGCGCTGGGCCAGGCCGACGTCGTGCTGGTACTCGGCACTCCGCTCGACTTCCGGCTCGGCTACGGGCGGCCCCCGTCCTTCGCGGAGACGGCGCAGGTGGCGATGGTGGATTGCGATCCCGCGGAGCTGGGCCGCAACCGGCCGCTCGCCGTGGGGCTCACGAGCCACATCGGGCTCACGGTGCGCGCGCTCGCCGACGCCCTGCCGCGCGACCTCGCCACCCGGCTCGAGCCGTGGCGGCAGGCGGTGCGGACGAAGGAGGCCGACGCGCAGGCGCGGCTGATGGTCGAGCGGCAGTCCGACGACGTGCCGATCAGCCACTACCGCCTGGCTCACGAGATCGCGGCGATGGTGGACGCGCGCACCGCCGTCGTCGGGGACGGCGGTGACGTGGTCGGCTGCGCCGCCAAGATCGTGTCGCTCTCTCGACCCGGCCAATGGCTCGATCCCGGCCCCTTCGGCTGCCTGGGGGTCGGCCCGTCCTTCGCGATCGCGGCGAAGCTGCTGCGTCCGGAGCAGCGCGTGCTGCTGATCGCGGGCGACGGCGCCTTCGGGCTCAACGGTATGGAGATCGAGACCGCGGTGCGGTTCGGCCTGCCGATGACAGTGGTGATCGGCAACGATGGCGGGTGGGGGCAGATCCGCAACCCGCAGCTGTCGTTCTTCGGCGCCGAGCGCGCGGTGGCGACCTCGCTGCCCTTCACGCGCTACGATCGGATGGTCGAGGCGCTCGGCGGCAAGGGCATTCACGTGACCGAGCCGCGCCAGCTG comes from the Candidatus Methylomirabilota bacterium genome and includes:
- a CDS encoding SUMF1/EgtB/PvdO family nonheme iron enzyme — protein: MTAWTRRTLALAMALGLLLVGSTDRAARADGIMLIQAGAFWMGSDTDAPDERPQHRVYVRDFWLERHKVTNRELARFLNARGLRSSEGLDYFDHDDPDARIHRRDGRFVADPGFEDHPAVEVTWYGARDYCLWRGRRLPTEAEWEKAARGEDRRRYPWGDAPPAPDLAVYGRDYHATDRGDRRPGGEGPSGVQDLLGNLREWTASEYRPYPYRPDDGREASSLRATRVVRGASHDDPAEALRVTIRRFYSYDGDHRGLARGHHHTGFRCATSEDLGGR
- the rhaD gene encoding bifunctional rhamnulose-1-phosphate aldolase/short-chain dehydrogenase — protein: MNSRWSDADAQDKNDLDLLVYASRLIGAETTLVVWGGGNTSVKRDEHDHRGRPTRVLRVKGSGSDLKSIQKKDFPGVRLDDVTALLERADMGDQEMVDYLAHALQEPSSPRPSIETLLHGFLPATAVIHTHADAVVSLTNNDRSRDVLREVYGDEVIALPYRRPGFLISREVAEVFAAHPRARAILLEKHGTICWGASVKEAYLATIELISRAEEAIAHRARGRTRFGGASLTGPPVETRRRVALTVAPHLRGLVGRSRRQVLFFDDSPEVLEFAASREADALCRIGPATPDHTIFTKRLPCFAPVDDPADPDSVRTGVTAAVERFVADYTRYFESHNDQGATLADPFPRVIVVGGLGLFAAGKDRRTAGIVDDIYHHTISVLGAATSFGHYVSLSAREAFDVEYWPLELYKLSLAPPEKELARRIALVTGGASGIGRAVAQRLAAEGGHVVVADLDAAGARKVAEEIVSANGAGRALGLGMDVTGEASVRAAFEEAVLAYGGVDIVVSNAGTAHSAPVDRMELADWERSFAVNATGHFLVAREGMRILKTQGLGGAFVFVATKNVMSPGKDFSAYSASKAAEAQLAKVLSLEGGPHGIRSNIVNPDAVFRDSKLWSDDVRRERARAQGITVDELEDFYRKRNILARPILPEDVAEAVLFLASDRSAKTTGCTITVDGGVKDAFPR
- a CDS encoding LLM class flavin-dependent oxidoreductase, translated to MGSAGPLGFGAFLSMHPPEEQFALAQRCEALGLDSLWTGDHVSFHNPLYESLTLLAAYAGITTRIRLGSGVYLLALRQPTVVAKITSTLDTLCGGRLIFGVGVGGENPKEFEACGVPHNERGARVSEGIDVVRTLWRDTPASFRGRFTRFENVSIDPKPLQKPGPPIWIGGRSDAALARAGRQGDGWISYVVQPERYAQSLGKIRRAAEAAGRGLDGFVTAHLTFVTVGRDYETAERSWVRTLSSRYAQDFGPLARKYGVIGTPDQCAEQIGRFAQAGCHYFVMNPIGDPADERAQLEMIAGEVIPRVQKGA
- a CDS encoding FAD-binding oxidoreductase, which translates into the protein MKPRECRSEVTAVRALTPEIIEVDLEIIEPADFTFEAGQWISVPFGPKIVRAWSMVSSPTRKGALTLAIDVAPGGIGSQWVRALEPGAAVSFKGPTGGFVFNRADPRRVVFVAEEIGIVPIRSMLTHLYETGHGRPTALIYWARNPGWLVYDADFRSLARRYPAFSYLPVLREPPATWRGEKGEPAEAVERLVFGVDHLVVYACGGGETINRVRDVLVKKGMDRKSVKWEKFW
- a CDS encoding VOC family protein is translated as MKAQVYHLLINVRDPKVSLPFYRDLLGYLEYRPVYQTDTVAGFSAGSGADIWVMGADPAHVGHGFHRKRAGLNHLALRVPQREDVDRFRDEFMAPHRLPSLYQTPREFPEYRPGYYAVFFEDPDRLKLEVVHIPAAAHG
- a CDS encoding thiamine pyrophosphate-binding protein — encoded protein: MAELNGGHLVARTLRQAGVGHVFTLCGGHILPIYDGCLTEGVQIVDMRHEQACTHAADAYARLTRNIGVALVTAGPGVTDAVTGIANAQSARSPVLLIGGAAPLGLRGLGSLQEVEQVDLLRPITKGSWTVSETRQIPEVLTTAIRHALTGRPGPVFVEIPVDLLMTVVEDRLAPIPTAYAHRRPSAPDPESVQQLASLLGRAERPVVMAGGGVYWDDAAKELQALAEEAGVPVFMNGAGRGCLPHDHPLAFAQARGFALGQADVVLVLGTPLDFRLGYGRPPSFAETAQVAMVDCDPAELGRNRPLAVGLTSHIGLTVRALADALPRDLATRLEPWRQAVRTKEADAQARLMVERQSDDVPISHYRLAHEIAAMVDARTAVVGDGGDVVGCAAKIVSLSRPGQWLDPGPFGCLGVGPSFAIAAKLLRPEQRVLLIAGDGAFGLNGMEIETAVRFGLPMTVVIGNDGGWGQIRNPQLSFFGAERAVATSLPFTRYDRMVEALGGKGIHVTEPRQLRPALERALDSDEVYVIDVVLDPAAYRRTGQVSMAI